A window of the Streptomyces sp. JB150 genome harbors these coding sequences:
- a CDS encoding TetR family transcriptional regulator — MDTTQRSEQQRSADRRRRELLEAADRVVLRDGPQASMNAIAAEAGITKPILYRHFGDKGGLYAALATRHTDALLGSLRAALDAPADRRERVEKTLETYLAAIEARPQVYRFLMHPAEGGQAGDQGFDVGKHSAPVLRRMGEELGKVIQERVDLGPDSERLARVWGHGIVGMMHAAGDWWLGERPCSRQELVRALADLLWGRLAAAGDKAGGPGF; from the coding sequence ATGGACACCACGCAGCGGTCCGAGCAGCAGCGGTCCGCCGACCGCCGACGGCGCGAGCTGCTGGAGGCCGCGGACCGGGTGGTGCTGCGCGACGGGCCACAGGCGTCGATGAACGCCATCGCCGCCGAGGCGGGCATCACCAAGCCCATCCTCTACCGCCACTTCGGTGACAAGGGCGGACTCTACGCGGCGCTCGCCACGCGCCACACCGACGCGCTCCTCGGCTCCCTGCGGGCGGCACTGGACGCGCCCGCGGACCGGCGCGAACGGGTCGAGAAGACCTTGGAGACCTATCTCGCGGCCATCGAGGCCCGGCCGCAGGTGTACCGGTTCCTGATGCACCCCGCGGAGGGCGGTCAGGCCGGCGACCAGGGCTTCGACGTCGGCAAGCACTCGGCGCCCGTGCTGCGCAGGATGGGCGAGGAGCTGGGCAAGGTCATCCAGGAGCGGGTCGACCTCGGCCCGGACAGCGAGCGGCTGGCGCGGGTCTGGGGACACGGCATCGTCGGGATGATGCACGCCGCCGGCGACTGGTGGCTGGGCGAACGGCCGTGCTCCCGGCAGGAGTTGGTCCGCGCGCTGGCCGATCTGCTGTGGGGGCGGCTGGCGGCCGCCGGGGACAAGGCGGGGGGCCCGGGGTTCTGA
- the def gene encoding peptide deformylase gives MRHGSIPGARGRVRPLTLFGDPVLHTPCAEVTDFGPELSRLVEDLFATMYAARGVGLAANQVGEPLRVFVYDCPDDEDVRHLGHVVNPRLVTADGVVIRGPEGCLSLPGLEAGTERHDHAVVEGFTMTGEPVTIHGTGFFARCLQHECDHLDGKVYADRVEGWRRRRLMRKVSRASWHRPG, from the coding sequence ATGCGACACGGTTCGATCCCGGGCGCCCGCGGGCGCGTCCGGCCCCTCACCCTGTTCGGCGACCCCGTTCTGCACACGCCGTGCGCGGAGGTCACCGACTTCGGCCCCGAACTGTCCCGGCTCGTGGAGGACTTGTTCGCGACGATGTACGCGGCGCGGGGGGTGGGGCTGGCGGCGAACCAGGTGGGGGAGCCGCTGCGGGTGTTCGTCTACGACTGCCCGGACGACGAGGATGTCCGGCATCTCGGACATGTGGTGAACCCGCGTCTGGTGACGGCGGACGGTGTCGTGATCCGGGGTCCGGAGGGCTGTCTGTCCCTGCCGGGCCTGGAGGCGGGCACGGAGCGCCACGACCACGCGGTCGTCGAGGGCTTCACGATGACGGGCGAGCCGGTCACGATCCACGGCACGGGCTTCTTCGCCCGCTGTCTGCAGCACGAGTGCGACCACCTGGACGGGAAGGTCTACGCGGACCGCGTGGAGGGCTGGCGCCGCCGCAGGCTGATGCGGAAGGTGAGCCGGGCCTCGTGGCACCGGCCGGGCTGA
- a CDS encoding MurT ligase domain-containing protein yields MAGNSDPLTPRAKLAVTAGKAVAAASRAAGRGSGSVIGGRVALKLDPDLLARLAQNLDVVLVSATNGKTTTTRLIAEALRAAGPVVSNALGANMPAGITSALAGGSDAKYGVIEVDEKYLAGVARDTDPKCIALLNLSRDQLDRAAETRMLAENWREGLAGCKAVIVANADDPLVVWAASSSPNVIWVAAGQMWKDDAWSCPACGGVMQRPGDDWFCGECGFRRPTPSWALSGDHVLDPHGSAWPIHLQLPGRANKANAASSAAVAAVFGVPPQVALERMYQVQAVAGRYDVVQFQGRDLRLLLAKNPAGWLETFSLIDPPPTPVILSVNARSADGTDTSWLWDVDYTRLTGHPIFVIGDRKLDLAVRLEVANQHFQVCDNLDEAVQMCPPGRIEVIANYTAFQDLRRRVGN; encoded by the coding sequence ATGGCAGGCAACTCGGACCCGCTGACGCCGCGGGCCAAGCTGGCCGTGACCGCGGGCAAAGCGGTCGCAGCGGCATCCCGTGCCGCGGGACGCGGCAGCGGTTCGGTGATCGGTGGCCGGGTGGCTCTGAAACTCGACCCCGACCTCCTGGCCCGGCTAGCCCAGAACCTGGACGTCGTCCTGGTCTCGGCGACCAACGGCAAGACCACCACGACCCGGCTGATCGCCGAGGCCCTGCGGGCCGCGGGCCCCGTCGTGTCCAACGCGCTCGGCGCGAACATGCCGGCCGGCATCACCTCGGCGCTCGCGGGCGGCTCGGACGCCAAGTACGGCGTCATCGAGGTCGACGAGAAGTACCTCGCGGGCGTCGCCCGGGACACCGACCCGAAGTGCATCGCGCTGCTGAACCTCTCGCGCGACCAGCTCGACCGGGCCGCCGAGACCCGGATGCTCGCCGAGAACTGGCGCGAGGGCCTGGCCGGCTGCAAGGCCGTGATCGTGGCGAACGCCGACGACCCGCTCGTCGTGTGGGCGGCCTCGTCGTCCCCCAACGTGATCTGGGTCGCGGCCGGGCAGATGTGGAAGGACGACGCCTGGTCCTGCCCCGCCTGCGGCGGCGTGATGCAGCGCCCCGGCGACGACTGGTTCTGCGGCGAGTGCGGCTTCCGCCGGCCCACCCCGAGCTGGGCGCTCTCCGGCGACCACGTCCTCGACCCGCACGGCTCGGCGTGGCCGATCCACCTCCAGCTGCCGGGCCGCGCCAACAAGGCCAACGCCGCCTCCTCGGCCGCCGTCGCCGCCGTGTTCGGGGTGCCGCCGCAGGTCGCCCTGGAGCGCATGTACCAGGTGCAGGCCGTCGCCGGACGCTATGACGTCGTCCAGTTCCAGGGCCGCGACCTGCGGCTGCTGCTGGCGAAGAACCCGGCCGGGTGGCTGGAGACGTTCTCCCTGATCGACCCGCCGCCCACCCCGGTGATCCTCTCCGTGAACGCGCGCAGCGCCGACGGCACCGACACCTCCTGGCTGTGGGACGTCGACTACACCCGGCTCACCGGCCACCCGATCTTCGTCATCGGTGACCGCAAGCTCGACCTGGCGGTGCGCCTGGAGGTCGCCAACCAGCACTTCCAGGTCTGCGACAACCTCGACGAGGCCGTGCAGATGTGCCCGCCGGGCCGGATCGAGGTCATCGCGAACTACACGGCGTTCCAGGATCTGCGCCGCCGCGTCGGCAACTGA
- a CDS encoding glutamine amidotransferase has product MSDNGLRIVWIYPDLLSTYGDQGNVLVVERRARQRGLDVARLDVRSDQPIPTSGDIYLIGGGEDRPQRLAAERLRRDGGLHRAVENGAIVFSVCAGYQILGHEFINDLGQREPGLGLLDVVSVRGEGERCVGDVLADIDPRLGLPPLTGFENHQGVTHLGPTARPLAQVRLGKGNGTGDGTEGAYNDTVFGTYMHGPVLARNPLIADHLLKLALDVNALPPVDDRWYEALRNERIAAAQQPA; this is encoded by the coding sequence ATGAGCGACAACGGTCTGCGGATCGTCTGGATCTACCCCGACCTGCTCAGCACCTACGGCGACCAGGGCAACGTCCTCGTCGTGGAGCGCCGGGCGCGGCAGCGGGGCCTGGACGTGGCCCGGCTCGACGTACGCAGCGACCAGCCGATCCCGACCTCCGGTGACATCTATCTGATCGGCGGCGGCGAGGACCGGCCGCAGCGGCTCGCGGCCGAGCGGCTGCGCCGGGACGGCGGTCTGCACCGCGCGGTGGAGAACGGCGCCATCGTGTTCTCGGTGTGCGCCGGCTACCAGATCCTCGGCCACGAGTTCATCAACGACCTCGGCCAGCGGGAGCCCGGCCTCGGTCTGCTCGACGTGGTGTCGGTGCGCGGCGAGGGCGAGCGGTGCGTCGGTGACGTGCTCGCGGACATCGACCCGCGGCTCGGCCTGCCGCCGCTGACCGGCTTCGAGAACCACCAGGGCGTCACCCACCTCGGTCCCACGGCCCGCCCGCTGGCCCAGGTGCGGCTCGGCAAGGGCAACGGCACCGGCGACGGCACGGAGGGGGCGTACAACGACACCGTCTTCGGTACGTACATGCACGGCCCCGTCCTCGCCCGCAACCCGCTGATCGCGGACCACCTGCTCAAGCTGGCCCTCGACGTCAACGCGCTGCCGCCGGTGGACGACCGCTGGTACGAGGCGCTGCGCAACGAGCGCATCGCGGCTGCGCAGCAGCCTGCGTGA
- a CDS encoding 6-phosphofructokinase: MRIGVLTSGGDCPGLNAVIRSVVHRAVADHGDEVIGFRDGWKGLLECDYTKLDLDAVGGILARGGTILGSSRVRPEHLRDGVERAKGYVAELGLDAIIPIGGEGTLKAARLLSDSGLPIVGVPKTIDNDIAVTDVTFGFDTAVGVATEALDRLKTTAESHQRVLIVEVMGRHTGWIALHSGMAAGAHAIVVPERPFDIDELTAKVGERFAAGKRFAIVVAAEGAKPKPGTMAFDEGGKDIYGHERFAGIARQLSVELERRLGKEARPVILGHVQRGGTPTAYDRVLATRFGWHAVEAAHRGEFGMMTALRGTDIVMVSLAEAVESLKTVPEERYAEAECVL; this comes from the coding sequence ATGCGCATTGGTGTCCTCACGTCCGGCGGCGACTGCCCCGGTCTGAACGCCGTCATCCGGTCCGTCGTGCACCGTGCCGTCGCCGACCACGGCGACGAGGTCATCGGTTTCCGGGACGGCTGGAAAGGCCTCCTGGAGTGCGACTACACGAAGCTCGACCTTGACGCGGTCGGCGGCATCCTCGCCCGCGGCGGCACCATCCTCGGCTCCTCCCGGGTCCGTCCCGAGCATCTGCGGGACGGCGTGGAGCGGGCCAAGGGGTACGTCGCGGAGCTGGGCCTCGACGCGATCATCCCGATCGGCGGCGAGGGCACGCTGAAGGCGGCCCGGCTGCTGTCGGACAGCGGGCTGCCCATCGTGGGCGTGCCGAAGACCATCGACAACGACATCGCGGTCACCGACGTCACGTTCGGCTTCGACACGGCGGTCGGCGTCGCCACGGAGGCGCTGGACCGGCTGAAGACCACCGCCGAGTCCCACCAGCGGGTGCTGATCGTCGAGGTCATGGGGCGGCACACCGGCTGGATCGCGCTGCACTCGGGGATGGCGGCGGGCGCGCACGCCATCGTCGTGCCGGAGCGGCCCTTCGACATCGACGAGCTGACCGCGAAGGTCGGCGAGCGGTTCGCGGCGGGCAAGCGGTTCGCCATCGTCGTCGCCGCGGAGGGCGCCAAGCCGAAGCCCGGGACCATGGCCTTCGACGAGGGCGGCAAGGACATCTACGGGCACGAGCGGTTCGCCGGGATAGCCCGTCAGCTCTCCGTGGAGCTGGAGCGGCGGCTCGGCAAGGAGGCGCGGCCGGTGATCCTCGGGCATGTGCAGCGGGGCGGGACGCCGACGGCGTACGACCGGGTGCTGGCGACGCGGTTCGGGTGGCACGCGGTGGAGGCCGCTCATCGCGGCGAGTTCGGGATGATGACGGCGCTGCGGGGGACGGACATCGTGATGGTGTCGCTGGCGGAGGCCGTGGAGTCCCTGAAGACCGTTCCGGAGGAGCGGTACGCGGAAGCGGAGTGTGTGCTCTAG
- a CDS encoding cytochrome c oxidase assembly protein, which yields MDHSGHGMMMDLPPFTLGRGLQWSADPFFLVACLLGLALYGWGVVRLTRRGDKWPVGRTLFFVAGVLSIGLMMNTALNDYGMVMFSVHMVQHMVISMLSPILILLGAPITLALRALPPAGRGRKGPREVLLMLLHSRYMRIVTHPAFTIPLFIASLYGLYFTPLFDFLMESKPGHIAMMVHFLATGLVFFWPIMGVDPGPHRPGYLMRMLELFAGMPFHAFFGIALMMASQPMVETYTEPPASLGIDALSDQNAAGGIAWAFSEIPSVLVLIVLLFQWYGSEQRQAKRKDRAADRDGDKELEAYNAYLASLNAQSR from the coding sequence ATGGATCACAGCGGGCACGGCATGATGATGGATCTGCCGCCGTTCACGCTGGGGAGGGGGCTCCAGTGGTCCGCGGACCCCTTCTTTCTCGTCGCGTGCCTGCTGGGACTGGCGCTCTACGGCTGGGGCGTCGTCCGGCTGACGCGGCGCGGTGACAAGTGGCCGGTCGGGCGGACCCTCTTCTTCGTCGCCGGTGTGCTCAGCATCGGGCTCATGATGAACACCGCGCTGAACGACTACGGCATGGTCATGTTCAGCGTGCACATGGTGCAGCACATGGTGATCAGCATGCTGTCGCCGATCCTGATCCTGCTCGGCGCGCCCATCACGCTGGCGCTGCGGGCACTGCCGCCGGCCGGCCGGGGCCGCAAGGGGCCGCGCGAGGTGCTGCTGATGCTGCTGCACAGCCGGTACATGCGGATCGTCACCCACCCCGCGTTCACGATCCCGCTGTTCATCGCCAGCCTGTACGGCCTCTACTTCACCCCGCTGTTCGACTTCCTGATGGAGTCCAAGCCGGGGCACATCGCGATGATGGTGCACTTCCTCGCGACCGGCCTGGTGTTCTTCTGGCCGATCATGGGCGTGGACCCCGGCCCGCACCGGCCCGGCTATCTGATGCGGATGCTGGAGCTGTTCGCGGGCATGCCGTTCCACGCGTTCTTCGGCATCGCCCTGATGATGGCCTCGCAGCCGATGGTCGAGACCTACACCGAGCCGCCCGCCTCCCTCGGCATCGACGCCCTCTCCGACCAGAACGCGGCGGGCGGCATCGCCTGGGCGTTCAGCGAGATCCCGTCGGTGCTGGTGCTGATCGTGCTGCTGTTCCAGTGGTACGGCTCCGAACAGCGGCAGGCCAAGCGCAAGGACCGGGCCGCTGACCGCGACGGCGACAAGGAACTCGAGGCCTACAACGCCTATTTGGCCTCACTGAACGCACAAAGCCGCTGA
- a CDS encoding PASTA domain-containing protein — protein sequence MTVRVVLRKVAITLVCVLFLNGCSSDAQTFAVRAVAAGVPSLAPFFDEDAGLGHDAVVRSRPAPGGIQQGDTPGLYGGTRQPEICDVDRLEEFLTDPANERKAQAWASVLDVTTDGIPEYLDRLTPVLLRTDTLVKNHDYQKEKAVPFDALLQAGIAILVDERGMPAVKCSCGNPLRPFEGDTGRISVRFQDGNERWRGFDRASVVAVRPAPRTLDRLALVDVEDPARGIHRPAGTTGADDSVFDARERRAVPDVTGTTFGRASRMLAGAGLAVAVDGGGLPPRGTRVTASDPPAGTGLPFGAFVRVRVAGGAGGGPEDGPGDDGSGPAPGSSGSSGSSDSSGPSASGGSSGSSGPSDSAGSSGSSRPSGSSPSPGASGSSDASAPGESRDPSGSPGASDAPGPPGPSGPSAPPEPSRPSAPPDSPGSPGPPGPSGSPGSSGSPTSALPTREPPERPPPASPTGTGPPSSPSSTRPPPSPPTPPPSPAPPSTPTAP from the coding sequence ATGACCGTTCGCGTTGTGCTGCGCAAGGTCGCGATCACGCTGGTGTGCGTACTGTTCCTGAACGGATGCAGTAGCGACGCACAAACGTTCGCAGTGCGGGCCGTGGCGGCGGGTGTGCCGTCCCTGGCGCCGTTCTTCGACGAGGACGCCGGGCTCGGCCATGACGCCGTCGTACGGTCGCGACCTGCGCCCGGCGGCATCCAGCAGGGCGACACACCGGGTCTCTACGGCGGCACGCGGCAGCCGGAGATCTGCGATGTCGACCGGCTGGAGGAATTCCTCACCGATCCCGCGAACGAGCGGAAAGCACAGGCCTGGGCTTCCGTGCTCGATGTCACCACCGATGGGATTCCGGAATATCTCGACCGGCTGACTCCGGTTCTTCTCCGGACCGACACCCTGGTGAAGAACCACGACTACCAGAAGGAAAAGGCGGTTCCCTTCGACGCCCTGCTGCAGGCCGGAATCGCGATTCTCGTCGATGAGCGGGGGATGCCCGCCGTGAAATGCTCGTGCGGAAATCCGCTGCGGCCCTTCGAGGGGGACACCGGCAGGATCTCCGTCCGGTTCCAGGACGGCAACGAGCGGTGGCGGGGCTTCGACCGCGCCTCCGTCGTGGCCGTACGGCCCGCCCCGCGGACCCTGGACCGGCTGGCCCTGGTCGACGTCGAGGATCCCGCTCGGGGCATCCACCGGCCCGCCGGGACGACCGGCGCGGACGACTCCGTCTTCGACGCGCGCGAGCGGCGTGCGGTGCCCGACGTGACCGGGACGACGTTCGGGCGGGCGAGCCGGATGCTGGCCGGGGCGGGGCTCGCCGTCGCCGTCGACGGGGGCGGGCTGCCGCCGCGGGGCACCCGGGTCACGGCGTCCGATCCGCCGGCGGGGACCGGGTTGCCGTTCGGCGCGTTCGTGCGGGTGCGGGTGGCCGGGGGTGCGGGTGGCGGACCGGAGGACGGGCCGGGAGACGACGGGTCGGGACCGGCCCCGGGGTCCTCCGGGTCGTCGGGCTCCTCGGACTCGTCGGGTCCGTCCGCTTCCGGGGGTTCCTCCGGCTCCTCCGGTCCATCGGACTCTGCGGGGTCCTCGGGTTCGTCCCGGCCGTCCGGTTCGTCGCCGTCGCCGGGGGCCTCGGGCTCCTCTGACGCGTCGGCTCCCGGCGAGTCACGGGACCCCTCCGGCTCTCCGGGAGCGTCGGATGCGCCGGGGCCGCCAGGGCCGTCAGGTCCCTCAGCGCCGCCGGAACCTTCCCGGCCGTCGGCCCCGCCGGACTCCCCCGGCTCACCGGGTCCGCCCGGACCGTCCGGCTCGCCGGGCTCCTCGGGCTCCCCCACGTCCGCCCTCCCGACCCGCGAGCCACCCGAGCGGCCTCCGCCCGCCTCCCCGACGGGGACCGGGCCACCGTCGTCGCCCTCCTCCACCAGGCCGCCGCCGTCGCCGCCCACACCACCTCCCTCCCCCGCCCCGCCCTCCACCCCCACCGCTCCGTAG
- a CDS encoding serine/threonine-protein kinase: protein MSSGPSTSGVGRVIAGRYLLLHRLGSGGMGHVWLAHDQRLACEVALKEIVFRDPAEADHEREARVARARAEARHAAGLRGHPHVVTVHDVLEHEGLPWIVMEYVAGAVDLRELVARRGPLAPAECARIGLAVLDALTAGHERGVLHRDVKPANILLAPDRSGAPYGRVLLTDYGISVRPDAGEPRYTLASALVGTAGYLAPERATGGPPTEAADLFSLGCTLYYGVEGCGPFERESQLAELTAVVAQEPRPPVRSGALESVVRALLVKDPARRMGAAEAEAALAAIVVPQPRAPGRVAADPASQPPWGMVPDAGPGFGPAPVPEGRSRPLPRAARAALAGGLGLVLALGGVWYATVGPSPAGGAADASPYGRGVGLARPLRDGDCVLADWPAGRFAGTPRLALDPSCRDAAPDGQVMGFVPAASAAEAREKGPGRCEELTRGLRERLADVRSVAVVPTDAGFEAAGRRAACLVLGAHGPVYGPLGGHREPGMVFTHTAAMQKRDCLDVRSPREVRLVPCGGRYDEQVLGFARLAEGVTPAQARARSNAACARDVPPRDYGFDPSVYESGSWTGQGAWKSGTHLVVCTVRKRNGGTMEGDEP from the coding sequence ATGTCCTCAGGACCCTCGACGTCGGGAGTGGGCCGGGTCATCGCCGGCCGCTACCTGCTGCTGCACCGGCTCGGCAGCGGCGGGATGGGGCACGTGTGGCTGGCCCATGACCAGAGGCTGGCCTGTGAGGTGGCGCTGAAGGAGATCGTGTTCCGGGATCCGGCGGAGGCGGACCACGAGCGGGAGGCGCGGGTCGCGCGGGCCCGGGCGGAGGCGCGGCACGCGGCCGGGCTGCGCGGGCATCCGCACGTGGTGACCGTGCACGACGTGCTGGAGCACGAAGGGCTGCCGTGGATCGTCATGGAGTACGTGGCGGGCGCCGTGGACCTGCGGGAGCTGGTCGCCCGGCGCGGTCCGCTGGCCCCGGCGGAGTGCGCCCGGATCGGCCTGGCGGTGCTGGACGCGCTGACCGCGGGGCACGAGCGCGGTGTCCTGCACCGGGATGTGAAGCCGGCGAACATCCTGCTCGCGCCGGACCGCTCGGGGGCGCCGTACGGGCGTGTCCTGCTCACCGACTACGGGATCTCGGTGCGGCCGGACGCCGGGGAGCCGCGCTACACCCTGGCGTCCGCGCTGGTGGGCACCGCCGGCTATCTGGCGCCGGAGCGGGCCACCGGCGGGCCGCCCACCGAGGCCGCCGACCTTTTCTCGCTCGGCTGCACGCTGTACTACGGCGTGGAGGGGTGCGGCCCGTTCGAGCGGGAGTCGCAGCTGGCGGAGCTGACCGCCGTGGTCGCGCAGGAGCCGCGCCCGCCGGTGCGCTCCGGCGCGCTGGAGTCCGTCGTACGGGCGCTGCTGGTGAAGGATCCGGCGCGGCGGATGGGGGCGGCCGAGGCCGAGGCGGCGCTGGCGGCGATCGTCGTGCCGCAGCCGCGGGCACCCGGGCGCGTGGCGGCGGATCCGGCGTCGCAGCCGCCGTGGGGCATGGTGCCGGACGCCGGCCCGGGGTTCGGGCCCGCCCCGGTCCCGGAGGGGCGGAGCCGGCCGCTTCCCCGGGCGGCGCGGGCGGCGCTCGCGGGCGGGCTCGGTCTGGTGCTGGCGCTGGGCGGGGTCTGGTACGCGACGGTCGGCCCGTCCCCGGCGGGCGGGGCGGCGGACGCGTCGCCGTACGGGCGGGGTGTGGGGCTCGCCCGGCCGCTGCGCGACGGGGACTGTGTGCTCGCCGACTGGCCGGCCGGGCGGTTCGCCGGGACGCCCCGGCTGGCGCTCGATCCGAGCTGCCGGGACGCGGCGCCGGACGGGCAGGTGATGGGGTTCGTGCCGGCCGCGTCCGCCGCCGAGGCGCGCGAGAAGGGGCCGGGGCGGTGCGAGGAGCTGACCCGGGGGCTGCGGGAGCGGCTGGCGGATGTGCGCAGCGTCGCCGTCGTACCGACCGACGCGGGGTTCGAGGCGGCCGGGCGGCGGGCGGCGTGTCTGGTGCTCGGGGCGCACGGGCCGGTGTACGGGCCGCTCGGCGGGCACCGCGAGCCGGGGATGGTGTTCACCCACACGGCGGCCATGCAGAAGCGGGACTGTCTGGACGTCCGCTCGCCCCGGGAGGTGCGGCTGGTGCCCTGCGGGGGGCGGTACGACGAGCAGGTGCTGGGCTTCGCCCGGCTGGCGGAGGGGGTCACGCCGGCCCAGGCACGGGCCCGCTCGAACGCGGCGTGCGCGCGGGACGTGCCGCCGCGTGACTACGGATTCGACCCCTCCGTGTACGAGTCGGGGTCCTGGACCGGCCAAGGGGCCTGGAAATCGGGCACACATTTGGTCGTCTGCACCGTACGGAAGCGAAACGGGGGCACCATGGAGGGGGACGAACCATGA
- a CDS encoding histidine kinase produces MTGFLAGLCVAALPLLAAGFWLGRRTARTQHLGGLGSPVEHATFQTLHTASLAAPPLRAGLTEETARKSARRLRTLLGTDALCLTDDSRVLAWDGVGAHHRAEVMARLTGPLETGRGEAFPLTCDAPDCPLRWAVVAPLTVDDRVHGALVACAPRESAVLVRAAAEVARWVSVQLELADLDRSRTRLIEAEIKALRAQISPHFIFNSLAVIASFVRTDPERARELLLEFADFTRYSFRRHGDFTTLADELHAIDHYLALVRARFGDRLSVTLQIAPEVLPVTLPYLCLQPLVENAVKHGLEGKAGTCRISITAQDAGAEAVVVIEDDGAGMDPALLRRILAGEVSPSGGIGLSNVDDRLRQVYGDDHGLVIETAVGAGMKVTARLPKYQPGVHSAGRLAGE; encoded by the coding sequence ATGACCGGCTTCCTGGCCGGGCTGTGCGTGGCCGCCCTGCCCCTGCTCGCCGCCGGTTTCTGGCTCGGCCGCCGCACCGCCCGCACCCAGCACCTCGGCGGCCTCGGCAGCCCCGTAGAACACGCCACCTTCCAGACCCTGCACACCGCCTCGCTCGCCGCGCCCCCGCTGCGCGCCGGCCTCACCGAGGAGACCGCCCGCAAGTCGGCCCGCCGGCTGCGCACCCTGCTCGGCACGGACGCCCTCTGCCTCACCGACGACAGCCGCGTCCTCGCCTGGGACGGCGTCGGCGCCCACCACCGCGCCGAGGTCATGGCACGGCTCACCGGGCCGCTGGAGACCGGCCGCGGCGAGGCCTTCCCGCTCACCTGCGACGCGCCCGACTGCCCCCTGCGCTGGGCCGTCGTCGCCCCCCTCACCGTCGACGACCGCGTCCACGGCGCCCTCGTCGCCTGCGCGCCCCGCGAGTCCGCCGTCCTCGTCCGCGCCGCCGCCGAGGTCGCCCGCTGGGTCTCCGTGCAGCTCGAACTCGCCGACCTCGACCGCTCCCGCACCCGCCTCATCGAGGCCGAGATCAAGGCCCTGCGCGCCCAGATCTCCCCGCACTTCATCTTCAACTCGCTCGCCGTGATCGCCTCGTTCGTGCGCACCGACCCCGAGCGCGCCCGCGAACTGCTCCTGGAGTTCGCCGACTTCACCCGCTACTCGTTCCGCCGGCACGGCGACTTCACCACCCTCGCCGACGAACTCCACGCCATCGACCACTACCTGGCGCTCGTGCGGGCCCGCTTCGGCGACCGCCTCTCGGTCACCCTCCAGATCGCCCCCGAGGTGCTGCCGGTCACCCTGCCCTACCTGTGCCTGCAGCCCCTGGTGGAGAACGCGGTCAAACACGGCCTGGAGGGCAAGGCCGGCACCTGCCGCATCAGCATCACCGCGCAGGACGCCGGCGCCGAGGCCGTGGTCGTCATCGAGGACGACGGCGCCGGAATGGACCCCGCGCTGCTGCGCCGCATCCTCGCGGGCGAGGTGAGCCCGTCCGGCGGGATCGGCCTGTCCAACGTCGACGACCGGCTCCGCCAGGTCTACGGCGACGACCACGGCCTCGTCATCGAGACGGCCGTCGGCGCGGGCATGAAAGTCACCGCCCGGCTGCCCAAGTACCAGCCGGGCGTGCACTCGGCGGGCCGTCTCGCCGGGGAGTGA